One part of the Hyalangium ruber genome encodes these proteins:
- a CDS encoding DUF350 domain-containing protein, with translation MLLLGAVVSVQGLLASVIYSLIGLAVFVAGFYVIKLILPFDVNKEIEADQNTALGIVIGSFILGLAIIVAAAISG, from the coding sequence ATGTTGCTACTGGGTGCGGTAGTGAGCGTGCAGGGCCTTCTGGCGAGCGTCATCTACTCGCTCATCGGGCTGGCGGTCTTCGTCGCCGGCTTCTACGTCATCAAGCTCATCCTCCCGTTCGACGTGAACAAGGAGATCGAGGCGGACCAGAACACGGCGCTGGGCATCGTCATCGGCTCCTTCATCCTTGGCCTGGCCATCATCGTGGCGGCGGCGATCTCCGGATAG
- a CDS encoding DUF4178 domain-containing protein: MTQGQCPSCGAPVEFTAGSAQVLVCGYCQTVVAKKGANLEAHGRIGAIVDTDSPLRLGLEGRYAKTGYKLVGHIQKDHGAGPWDEWYVQFDDGRAGWLSESEGTFHMMFEAGVEEGIELHELHPGERLHLRNRAFVVEERGHGRVVAAAGELPGDVDPTADSYYVDATGSKGVFATLDFGTRLRDPEVYLGQRLKLEQLGIPMDQVRPRTRKVSLQQARCTQCNGALELRAPDSTRRVACPFCGALLDASKGKLAFLQMLEKPEHPPLIPLGTKGKLGGVEWICIGFVVRSCTVEGTRYPWEEYLLFNKNEGFQWLMQSNGHWVHLKPIDAGDVSLAPGVGAYYEGRRYKAFQSVTAVTETVLGEFYWEVRAGEMAQAIEYVSAPYSVNEDATDSEVTFTHGEYLEPSVIAEAFNLKEALPARHGIAPSQPNPNSSATAWKWAGVWGTALLALYLVVNLMSANVTVLDMTVRLEPDAVSGQPTAMHFSEPFQITSRGNVRADVTAPVSNDWIGVQGDLVNQETGEISSFYQEISYYSGTDSEGSWSEGGTSGTEYLSSVAPGTYVLRTTAGFSAAGPQPMGGRSFQVKLTSDTPRGTWFCCALVLLLIGPAIGYIRSSSFESSRWAESNLVG; the protein is encoded by the coding sequence GTGACGCAAGGGCAATGTCCCTCGTGTGGGGCCCCGGTCGAGTTCACCGCGGGCTCGGCGCAGGTGCTGGTGTGCGGCTATTGCCAGACGGTGGTGGCCAAGAAGGGGGCCAACCTCGAGGCGCACGGGCGCATTGGCGCCATCGTGGACACCGACTCGCCGCTGCGGCTGGGCCTGGAGGGCCGCTACGCGAAGACGGGCTACAAGCTGGTGGGCCACATCCAGAAGGACCACGGCGCGGGCCCCTGGGACGAGTGGTACGTGCAGTTCGATGACGGGCGCGCGGGCTGGCTCAGCGAGTCCGAGGGCACCTTCCACATGATGTTCGAGGCGGGGGTGGAGGAGGGCATCGAGCTGCACGAGCTGCACCCCGGCGAACGCCTGCACCTGCGCAACCGCGCCTTCGTGGTGGAGGAGCGCGGGCACGGCCGGGTGGTGGCCGCCGCGGGCGAGCTGCCTGGCGACGTGGACCCCACGGCCGACAGCTATTACGTGGATGCGACGGGCTCCAAGGGCGTGTTCGCGACCCTGGACTTCGGCACGCGCTTGCGCGACCCCGAGGTGTACCTGGGCCAGCGGCTCAAGCTGGAGCAGCTCGGCATTCCGATGGACCAGGTGCGCCCTCGGACGCGCAAGGTGTCGCTGCAGCAGGCGCGCTGCACCCAGTGCAACGGCGCGTTGGAGCTGCGCGCCCCGGATAGCACCCGGCGCGTGGCGTGCCCCTTCTGCGGCGCGCTGCTGGATGCCAGCAAGGGCAAGCTCGCCTTCCTCCAGATGTTGGAGAAGCCGGAGCACCCGCCCCTCATCCCCCTGGGCACCAAGGGCAAGCTGGGCGGGGTGGAGTGGATCTGCATCGGCTTCGTGGTGCGCTCCTGTACGGTGGAGGGCACGCGCTACCCGTGGGAGGAGTACCTCCTCTTCAACAAGAACGAGGGCTTCCAGTGGCTGATGCAGTCCAATGGCCACTGGGTCCACCTCAAGCCGATCGACGCGGGTGACGTGTCCCTGGCCCCGGGCGTGGGCGCCTACTACGAGGGCCGGCGCTACAAGGCCTTCCAGTCGGTGACGGCCGTCACGGAGACGGTGCTGGGCGAGTTCTACTGGGAGGTGCGCGCGGGCGAGATGGCGCAGGCCATCGAGTACGTGTCGGCGCCCTACTCGGTGAACGAGGATGCCACGGACTCCGAGGTGACGTTCACCCACGGCGAGTACCTGGAGCCGAGCGTCATCGCCGAGGCCTTCAACCTGAAGGAGGCGCTGCCGGCGCGCCATGGCATCGCCCCCAGCCAGCCCAACCCGAACTCCTCCGCCACGGCGTGGAAGTGGGCGGGCGTGTGGGGCACGGCGCTGTTGGCGCTCTACCTGGTGGTCAACCTCATGTCGGCCAACGTGACGGTGCTGGACATGACGGTGCGGCTGGAGCCGGACGCGGTCTCCGGCCAGCCCACGGCCATGCACTTCAGCGAGCCGTTCCAAATCACCTCGCGCGGCAACGTGCGCGCGGATGTCACCGCCCCGGTGAGCAATGACTGGATCGGCGTGCAGGGCGATCTGGTGAACCAGGAGACGGGCGAGATATCGAGCTTCTACCAGGAGATCAGCTACTACTCCGGGACGGACTCGGAGGGCTCCTGGTCCGAGGGTGGCACCAGCGGCACGGAGTACTTGTCGTCGGTAGCGCCGGGCACGTACGTGCTGCGCACCACGGCGGGCTTCTCCGCGGCGGGGCCGCAGCCCATGGGAGGGCGCTCGTTCCAGGTGAAGCTCACCAGTGACACGCCGCGCGGCACGTGGTTCTGCTGCGCGCTGGTGCTGCTGCTGATTGGCCCGGCGATTGGCTACATCCGCTCGTCGAGCTTCGAGTCGAGTCGGTGGGCGGAGAGCAACCTGGTGGGCTGA
- the speD gene encoding adenosylmethionine decarboxylase, whose translation MLESHLSGEDFKLTTGQEWLVDVSGCAPERLKDQVALSALFEELIVLLELKVVGQPQWHVFPEPGGITGLTLLAESHLCIHTFPEHGFAALNVYCCRTRARPDFEALVARHLGAQGCHVRELARGVKA comes from the coding sequence GTGCTAGAAAGTCACCTGTCTGGGGAGGACTTCAAGCTGACCACGGGACAGGAATGGCTGGTGGACGTGAGCGGCTGCGCGCCGGAGCGCCTGAAGGATCAGGTGGCGCTCTCGGCGCTCTTCGAGGAGCTCATCGTCCTGCTGGAGCTCAAGGTGGTGGGCCAGCCCCAGTGGCACGTGTTCCCGGAGCCCGGAGGCATCACCGGGCTGACGCTGCTGGCCGAGAGCCACCTGTGCATCCACACCTTCCCGGAGCACGGCTTCGCCGCGCTCAATGTGTACTGCTGCCGCACCCGCGCGCGCCCGGACTTCGAGGCGCTGGTGGCGCGGCACCTGGGCGCCCAGGGCTGCCATGTCCGTGAGCTGGCGCGGGGGGTGAAGGCGTGA